GCCGTTCACTGCGAGGGATCACATGACTCTGTGCTAAAACGAATTCAAACTGCCTAAAACAAATGATCTAAAAATGTGAAACGGTCTTTCTTGAATTCAGAATGGTTCCTGAACACaggtatggtcctttaaagaGGGGGAGAGTGAACCTGTCTGCATGATGATAGGCTGTTGAATGTCGGCGGCTTCTGGAAGAAGCTGTGTTGCTCTGATGTAAAATCTCAAAGTGTTCCTTCACAGATAATTGGATTCATTTCTGCATCAGATGCTCAAATAGAATCTTATCAGGTTGTTGGATCTGAATTCATTTAGCAATTCAATGAACGTGAAGGCCGACCTCCCTGAGGCAGACTGGTCACAGCTGGACAATAAAACAGGGAAATCCTACAGAATCAGAGGAAATAGTTGATTGTCTGCgtgaagctgtggagaaaaaaaaaccatctctttctttctgtctgcatccCATCGCTCCCCGATGACGACAATaactgcttcctgttttttcGTGAAGTGCGGGTGACTTTTAAAACTTGTCCCTAACCTACTGGTGATCTTAGTGTGACACACATTGGGATCCTGTGTGAAGAGACAGCTAACAAAAAGAGTCTCATCGAGGTTTTTCGTGGATCTGAACAATCATTTAGGACTGAATTCCTATCAGGTGTAAACACAGACTTCACCCGTCCATCGAGCTCAGTTTCTACTTGTTTAAAGCGCCTgatcctgtctgtgtctgcagcgGAGAATACATTCAGAGCACATGAGGGCCTCTcccattcagacagacagaggtaggAGTGGTTGAGCGTCTGAAAGGTTGTGTGGAAAATCACTGAGTCGGCCTCTAACCcccgcagacagacagagacgtgGCAGCTCACCGTCCGTCTACGTCAAAATATTATATCTGATTAATGTGCGTTTTTGTGAGTTCTTCGGTGCGTCGTCATCAGCGTAACAGAAATCTTCTATCTTATTTACAAAACTGCCTCTCATCATCAAACTGAGCAGGAAATCAATCTGCTCTCCGTCGGGACAATTAAAAACGACACTCCTGCCGAATCAGCAAGTGACAACATGGCGTCTCGTCTTTGACAGGCGGGTGAACTGATTCGGAACAAAGACTACATCATAAACGTGGCAGCCCTCCGTCTCCAAACCATCAAATTATTGCAAACTGTGCGTTCTACCAAACTCATGCATCATATGTTGACTTTACAGTTCATCTTCCTTCTTGTGTTTCTGACACAATCGTCCAACTCAGCTCGTTCAGCAACACGTCCTGCTGCTCTGAGGGACTTTACAGAATCCTCAAACACTCTttaaccatctggatgaaaaaagATTCCGTCTGCTGcgataaataaagatttttaaCCAGTTTCgactgtgttttctctgcaggggGTCAGAGACGACACCGTGCTCTTTCTATACAACACGAGAAACAAGTTTTGtagaaaagcataaaataatACAACGTAAAGTCAATATATTCAAACAGAGCCGTCATTGAAATTTGCAGCCTTTAACGGACACCGTTTCCCATCAGCCCACAGACCAGCAGAGGCGAGTCCATGAAGGTTACATGTGTAATGACAGAGAGGAGCCTCTACCAGAGACAACATGGACTTACAGAAGGCCAGGACCAGAggctggacaggaagtgacgtCATGACTCAGGCGCTCCATCAGACTGGTAAGGAAAGGTTTTGTGGAGCGCGGACACACAGTGTTCGTCtctgagaggagcagcaggctgaATATCTCCTGATCCAGATGGTTTTCAGAGGCttctgtgtttaatgtgaacTCAGATTAGTGTCTGCACATATCTAATCCTCTCCACACTGAACACCAACTCCACCCCACATGAACATACGTGTGGACacatttcacccccccccccaccccccccccccgtttatCTGCTGGTTATTGCCGACTTCCTGACGGATTCTTTCGGAGCTTTATGAAAGAAGAGTTTCTATAAAACACAGATCACATGGCTCCTATCCTCAGTCGGTGTTTTTGGGCTCAGAGGCTGTGAAGTTTCTCGTGTCGTCAGCGACccccgcacccccccccccaggttcTTCCTCGGCTGGATGACTagtgatgaagacagagaggaagagtctCCTGCAGAGCTCGTCTTCAGTTTAGAAAAACGAGAGGAAAACAGcagtgtctttgtctttttcttctctcattccacacataaacacccctcccaccccgataccccccccccactcccgAAACAGAATCATTTGGCTACAACCAGCCGCCCAggcctccctccctgccttcccacagcccccccaccccccgtctCATCTCTGGCCGTGGAGCGCCGATACGACGGGGGGCTGCTGGGAGCCGCTGGGCTGAGAGACGGGGGGCCACATAGGAGTCTGTTGCatgtggtagtggtggtggtgcatgTGGTGGCCGGTGGGCGACGAGGGGGGCAGCCAGGCCGGCTGGTGGCTGGGCGGCGAGGAGGCCCAGAAGGAGCCAAAACCCGACGTGGAGGAGGGGGCCGTGGGGGAGCAGGCCATGGACACCTGGGAGGGGCCGCTGCCGGCGCCGGAGCCGCACTCGGACGCCCGCAGCTTGGAGAACATGATCATGGCGTCCGGGAAGTTCGGCGGCGTGGCgggagtgtttctgggggtGCACATCTGCGGGACGAACACAAGAaggaaatgaacacatttaattCTGCCAACTTCAACGTCGGCTCGTCATCgcaaatatatttaaaatgcagtTACTGAGAGAACGCTGCCAGGAACACAACTCGGGACCAGGGGACCAGAACGTGTTTATAGCCCCCCAAGTAAGATATCATTAAACTCAGCCCAAATCCTTTATTATTGACTTTCAGTCTAAAAGGTGTCAAGTTTACATAAGTCAGGTGTAAACATGTTGTGATCAGCCTTTAAACGCACCATGAGAACCTCTGGACAGTGTAGACTCACTGAGGTCCTCTGACCCCCCTGTTGACACCTGAGACACTCGCTGCTAAAGGCCAAAGGTCTTCAGTGACAACATCAATTAAagtaaagagacacacacacacacacacacacagatcaggtAGCAGAAATACCCCTAACCCTCAGCTgtgcagcggggggggggggggggggggggggtatatttagaccaaacacactcagacgtacacacacacacacacacacacacacacacacacacacacacacacacacacacacacacacacacacacacactctatcaGACCGACTGGTGAACTCACAACGTGCTGCAGAACGTTGTCTTTTGCAGTATTTATgactgtttttaatatttccgTCTTGATGCTATCTGTTaaatatttgacagttttgtcTTTACGTGTCTCTCATCTGTCCACAGGTCTCAGGTCTGCGTTACAAAGTCATGAAATGAACTCATTAGCTCCCAGATGTTTTTATGAAACAGTTCAATACAATAAGAGCTGTTTCTCGGAGCCTCTGTGTGACAGTTCTCTTTCTGTGGCTGTTTCAGGGCTCATTATTGCTGCAACACTgacttctctctcctccatgcTCATGGCCCTTGGGGGCCCTTGGGGGCCCTCGGGGAGCCATGTTGGGACAGCGTAGCagaaggtggtggaggtggacggGGTGGTTgctccactctctctccctgtacTCTTCCACACACCAGAGCCTCGGGCGAGATGATGTCACCACACTGCacccaaaacaataacaaacccGGGCCGCCGCctctcacacacttcctccctctcaaGCTTCAACTCGCTCCTCCCAGAGCAGCGGCCCGGCACGTACACCAACACCAGAGCAGCGGGAGGAGGACGGGGCTCCAGATGTTGGCATGCGGTTCCTGCATGTTCGGGATCAGACAAATCCCAGGATGCAGCGTGGTGGGTCAGTGGGAGAAGATTCAGACATGCACAGTTAAGAAACAGGATTACATAAGCAGCGCTGGGCCAAGGACATCTCTCTGTACACGCTGACGCCAGtctgcacagacacagaatCTCTTTCATTCAAACGCAGCGTCGCTTCATAAGCTGCTAATTATTGTGTTGCAGGGCTGCAATTACAGATTAACAGCTATTATGGCTGCACACGCCCATCTTTACAGCAGAGAGACTCTTAATGCAACTGGAATCAGAGTCAGACACACCCTCAGGACGCCGACTCCAAACCAAGGGAGACGTGTGAAGAACAAGTCTCCTGCTCGAaagaccaaaaataaaacacagactctTCATCAGTATGGACGTTAGTCAGAGTCCAAAGCTCCCTCCACCTTTTAATGCCATCATGTCTTCACTTGGGTTGTGTAAAAATTAAACcagctgcattgtgggtagtTCAGAGATCCTGGGAATTCGGAGCATTCAACAAAACAGAGCTGGCGTGACTCTGCCTGTTTAGAAGGCTTCGTCAGCAGGACAACAGGTGGAGTTGAActgttttacaataaaaatgttcttcttACATGTAATTTCAACTTTTCAGAATGTTATGCAGCACTGATCCCTGTTCATCCCTCGTGCAGGAAAAGCTGGGAGTCCTGCTGGTGGTTAAAGACCAGCTGTGTGTCTGAAACCCTCCAGTCAGACCAGCAGGTCAGTGGGTGCATCCATCCCACCGTCCACTTCGCCACACATGCCTTcagtcttatttttttcttttaggagGAACCAAATGCACTTACCATCTGGTGGTGGTGACTGGGGATGTTGGCCTCCTGGAAAAAGGAGCTTAAGGCcgtctgcagagacagagacagagagacagagagagagacagagagagacagagagagacagagagagagagacagagagagacagagacagagagacagagagagagacagagagagacagagagagacagagagagagagacagagagagacagagacagagagacagagagagacagagagacaaagagacagagagagacagagagacaaagagacagacagagagagagacagagagagagagagacagagagagacagagacagagagacagagagagagacagagagagagacacaaagagagacagagagagagagacagagagagagagagagagacagagagagagagagagagacagagagacagagagagacacagagagagacagagagagacacagagagagacagagagagaaagagacagagagagacagagagagaaagagacagagagagagagagagacagagagagacagagacagagagagacagagacagacagagagagacagacagagagacagacagagagagaga
The sequence above is a segment of the Enoplosus armatus isolate fEnoArm2 chromosome 17, fEnoArm2.hap1, whole genome shotgun sequence genome. Coding sequences within it:
- the ubald2 gene encoding UBA-like domain-containing protein 2 yields the protein MSVNMDELRHQVMINQFVLTAGCAADQAKQLLQAAHWQFETALSSFFQEANIPSHHHQMMCTPRNTPATPPNFPDAMIMFSKLRASECGSGAGSGPSQVSMACSPTAPSSTSGFGSFWASSPPSHQPAWLPPSSPTGHHMHHHHYHMQQTPMWPPVSQPSGSQQPPVVSALHGQR